In the Quercus lobata isolate SW786 chromosome 5, ValleyOak3.0 Primary Assembly, whole genome shotgun sequence genome, one interval contains:
- the LOC115988596 gene encoding mitochondrial import inner membrane translocase subunit TIM23-1-like: MDSERKPDPNNTQTRYYDPYQGIQVPIPVRNVYQLPTAPQFLFDEEARRSRRNISDNLTFLTGCGYLLGALGGGASGLVSGVKSFEPGDTPKLRANRVLNSSGHAGRAWGNRLGIIGLIYAGMEGGAMALRDVDDVWNSVAAGLGTGAVYRAARGVRSAAVAGAVGGALVGAAVTAKQALKRYVPI; encoded by the coding sequence ATGGATAGCGAACGaaaacccgacccgaataaCACCCAGACCCGATACTACGACCCGTACCAAGGGATCCAAGTCCCGATCCCAGTTCGCAACGTCTACCAACTCCCCACCGCCCCTCAATTCCTCTTCGACGAAGAAGCTCGCCGGAGCCGCCGTAATATCAGCGACAACCTCACCTTCTTAACCGGCTGCGGCTACCTCCTCGGAGCTCTAGGCGGCGGAGCTTCCGGCCTCGTCTCCGGAGTCAAGTCGTTCGAGCCCGGCGACACCCCGAAGCTCCGGGCCAATCGGGTGCTCAACTCTTCCGGTCACGCGGGCCGGGCGTGGGGGAACCGGCTGGGGATCATCGGGCTCATCTACGCCGGCATGGAGGGCGGGGCCATGGCCCTGAGGGACGTGGACGATGTGTGGAACAGCGTGGCGGCGGGGCTCGGTACCGGCGCCGTGTACAGGGCGGCGCGTGGAGTGCGGTCGGCTGCGGTGGCGGGTGCCGTCGGGGGAGCTTTGGTTGGAGCTGCCGTGACAGCGAAGCAGGCGTTGAAGCGATATGTGCccatatga